The genomic DNA TTTTTAGCTAACTTTACTCCTCCTCCTTTTCCACGACCACCTGCGTGTACTTGAGCTTTAATAACATGCCAACCTGTACCTGTTTCAGCTGTTAATTGTTTAGCCGCCTCTACAGCTTCTTTATGATTATGAGCTACAATTCCGCGTTGAATTCTAACGCCAAAGCTACTTAAAATCTCTTTTCCTTGATATTCGTGTAAATTCATTTTGTAAGAATATTTTTAACGTGAACAAAAGTACAAATTCAAAATGAAAACCATCATGAAAAACAACAATTTTTGATGTATGGAGCAATTGCTACTCGCTTCATCCCTAGTCTTTTTTAACATTTATTTAATATCTTAAAATGTAATGACTAGTATCTTGCACTGTCTCCTTAACAGGAATCAACGTTTTTTACGCGTATCTATCCCCGTATATGCTGTAATAATTTTCATCGGATTAAAAACTACGTAATGCATTTTAAAACGCTTCTTGCTGTACCCTTATTACTCCTTTATGGTAGCTATTCGTTTTCTCAAATCAATCTTCATCGAAAGAAAACCACCATAAAAAGGACGAAAACACCTCCAAAAATTGATGGAATCTTAAACGATGTGGCTTGGGAGGATGCTGAAATACTGACTCATTTTAGCATGGTTCGTCCTGACAATGGCAAGCCAGCTCCTAGTACACATAAAACAACGGCTACATTGGTATATGATGACAATGCTATTTATGTAAGTGCTTTTATGTATGATAACAATCCGAGTAGCATTCCTATGGAATTTACCAATAGGGATGTGATTGGGAATACGGATTTATTTGCCATTACGATCAACCCAAATGATGACGGGCAAAATGCTTTCCAATTTATTGTACAGAGCACGGGAGGGCAAGCAGATGCTACCATAGCAAATGGTCGCGAAGATTTTAATTGGAGTGCGGTTTGGGATAGTAAGGTGGCTGTTACAGATAAAGGCTGGGCGGTAGAACTTAAAATTCCTTATAATGCCTTGCGTTTTGCCAACCAACCTGTACAAAATTGGGGGGTCAATCTTCATCGAAGAATCCAATCATTGAACGCGCGATATACTTGGAATCCGATTGATAATACCACAGGAAGATGGAGCCAATATGATGGCTTGGTAGTAGGACTGACAAACATTCATCCTCCTACTCGATTAAATTTTTACCCTTATGCTTCTACTTCGGTACAAACTTCTAATACGGAAAGTATTACCGATTGGGCTGTTGGTATGGATCTTAAATATGGCATTACTGAAAATATTACTTTAGATGCTACCTTGATTCCTGATTTTAGCCAAGCTGCTTTTGATAATGTGACGCTAAATTTGGGGCCTTTTGAACAGCAGTTTTCAGAGCAGCGCCAATTTTTTATAGAGGGTACTGATTTATTTTCTAAAGGAAACCTATTCTATTCTAGACGAATTGGTGGAAAACCTATCGACCAGTTTCCTATCAGTAATCAACTTCATAGTGAGGAAACAATTGTAGAAAAACCAACCAAAGTGAATATGCTAAATGCTATTAAAATTTCTGGTCGTACTCCAAAAGGATTGGGAATTGGTATGTTGAATGCGATTACAGAAAAGACCACTGCTGAAATACGAAACAATGCCACACAAAGCACTAGAGAAGTCGTTATCAATCCACTGTCTAATTACAATATCTTTGTATTGGATCAGCAATTTAATAAAAACTCATCCGTAAGCCTTGTCAATACCAATGTGATTCGTAATGGGGCGTTTAGAGATGCGAATGTTACAGGACTGCTTTATCATATAGAAGATAAGGCGAGTAAGTACCACCTTGATGGTGCTGTAAAAAGGAGTGCTATTTCAGATGATATTGATGCACGAAGTCCTGGCTATGCTTTGGATGCTAAAATAGGAAAGCATTCAGGAAACTGGCGAGGAAACTTAGGCTATAGTTTTGAAAATAATAACTATGATCCTAATGATATGGGAATTTTACGCAGCAATAACAAACAACGTATTTATGGTTTTGTTGGGTACCGATTGCTAAAACCTAAAGGTATTTTTAATCGGTTGGGTACCAACCTTTCTTATGCGATCCATTACCTACACCAACCAGCTACCTATACAGGAACGCGTGGAGGGCTTTCTTTTTGGGCGCAAACTAAAAAGCGCTTTGATTTTGGGGCTGATTTGAATTACAATACAAAACAAAAAGATTTTTTTGAACCTAGACAGGGTACTACTAGCGGTGTTTTTTTTGAAAGACCTGAACGCATACATATAAGACACTGGGGGTCTAGCGATTACCGAAAGAAAATGGCAATTGATTACCGCTTCTATCGTACTTTTTTTAACAATCACCCGAAAAATAATTACGGCTTTTTTATATCGCCTCGATACCGTTTTAACAATCGGTTTTCTTTGTTATACGGACTCCGATTTCATAAGGTTAATAATGATCAAGGCTATGTGACTACAATAACCGCTGATGACGTAGCTGAAAATGCTGATGTAACGCCTTTTTTAAATGCGATTGTATTTGGACAAAGAGATCGGTTTACTTATAATAATTCGCTTTCTGGCAAATATAGTTTTAGTGTAACCTCATCACTTGCCTTAACGTTTAGACATAACTGGAGCAAGGTGCCTTATCAAAATGCCTTTTTCAAACTGGCTGCTGATGGGCAATTAACCCCAATTGCTTATACGGGAACGCATGATAT from Tenacibaculum maritimum NCIMB 2154 includes the following:
- a CDS encoding DUF5916 domain-containing protein, with the translated sequence MHFKTLLAVPLLLLYGSYSFSQINLHRKKTTIKRTKTPPKIDGILNDVAWEDAEILTHFSMVRPDNGKPAPSTHKTTATLVYDDNAIYVSAFMYDNNPSSIPMEFTNRDVIGNTDLFAITINPNDDGQNAFQFIVQSTGGQADATIANGREDFNWSAVWDSKVAVTDKGWAVELKIPYNALRFANQPVQNWGVNLHRRIQSLNARYTWNPIDNTTGRWSQYDGLVVGLTNIHPPTRLNFYPYASTSVQTSNTESITDWAVGMDLKYGITENITLDATLIPDFSQAAFDNVTLNLGPFEQQFSEQRQFFIEGTDLFSKGNLFYSRRIGGKPIDQFPISNQLHSEETIVEKPTKVNMLNAIKISGRTPKGLGIGMLNAITEKTTAEIRNNATQSTREVVINPLSNYNIFVLDQQFNKNSSVSLVNTNVIRNGAFRDANVTGLLYHIEDKASKYHLDGAVKRSAISDDIDARSPGYALDAKIGKHSGNWRGNLGYSFENNNYDPNDMGILRSNNKQRIYGFVGYRLLKPKGIFNRLGTNLSYAIHYLHQPATYTGTRGGLSFWAQTKKRFDFGADLNYNTKQKDFFEPRQGTTSGVFFERPERIHIRHWGSSDYRKKMAIDYRFYRTFFNNHPKNNYGFFISPRYRFNNRFSLLYGLRFHKVNNDQGYVTTITADDVAENADVTPFLNAIVFGQRDRFTYNNSLSGKYSFSVTSSLALTFRHNWSKVPYQNAFFKLAADGQLTPIAYTGTHDINFNNWNLDLNYQWQFAPGSQLIVFYRNSISNSNSNATQSFQENLTELLRATHQHTFSLRLVYFIDYNTLKNLL